CGAAGCACAGCAGGTCGACCGGCTGGATCGCGATACCGAGCTCTTCGGCGATTTCGCGGCGGGTGGCTGCCGCCGCGGGCTCGAACAGGTCGATCTTGCCGCCCGGCAGCCCCCAGGCGCCCGCTTCGGGCTCCTTCAGGCGGCGAACGAGCAGGATGCGACCGTCGACGACGATCGCGGCGCCGCATCCGGCACGGGGTTCGGACTGCATCGTCGGCGCTCCTGACACATCATGGTTGCGCGCGCCTGCCATGATCGGCGGCGGTTTGTCGACCATCCCGATGGTGACCCATCCGCATAGCCCCCTCGCTCGTTTGGGCTCCGGGAAATTCCCCCCCAGATTCCCGTCTGTTTTCCGACGATACCAACGCCCCCCGCTCTCGCGCACGGTTCGCACCATGAGAGGGAGCGCATCATGATCTGCCCGGCACGCCGACAGTTCCATGTGCCGACGCCGGATATGCCGGCGCCGGGTGCCGCCCCCATGCCAGCATGACCGAAACGCCCTTGCCGACAACCGACGAAGCCGACGCGGCGGCGGTCGTCGCCGTGCCGCGCTGGCGGCTCTGGCCGCGCGCGCGGCTGGCGCGGCTTGCCTGTTCGGTGCTGGCGGTTGCCGGCGCCTTCCTGTTCGCAATGGCCGCCACCCGGCTCGACCCTACCGCGCCGCCGCCGCCGATCCCGGCCCGGATGCTGCGCGCGCCGCCGCAGCCCGGCCTGCCGCCGATGTCCGACGCCGGGCCCGAAATCCCCTATGACGCTGCCGCCAACACCGCGCGCACGATGAACGCGCAGACCGCGTTCGTGCCGGGTGCGCTGGTGCTCTCACCGCCCTTCGTCTTCGCGGGCAATACGCTCGACCGCCAGCGCGCGATCGACTGCCTCGCGGTTGCCGCCTTCTACGAGGCGGGAACCGGCGTGGCGGACCAGCGCGCGGTGATGCAGGTGGTGCTCAACCGGGCGCGCCACCCGATCTTCCCGAGCAGCGTGTGCGGCGTCGTGTTCCAGGGATCGGACCGCACCACCGGTTGCCAGTTCACCTTCACCTGCGACGGCGCGATGTATCGCCGCCGCCCCTCTCCGCTCGCCTGGGCGCAGGCGCAGCAGGTGGCGATGCAGATGCTGTCCGGATCGACCGATCCGGTGGTCGGCATGGCGACGCACTACCACACCGACTGGGTCCACCCCGCCTGGAGCGGCCAGATGGACAAGATCGCCGCGATCCGCACCCATCTGTTCTTCCGGATGCGCGGTGCGGCGGGCGCGTTGCGCTCATTCCGCGCCAGTTCGAGCGGCGTCGAGCCGCGGATCGCGCGCCTCGAACTGCTTTCGCTTGCCCACCGCGCCGACGCGCCGGCGGGCGGCCCGCAACTGGTCGCCGTCCCGCTGCAGGATCTGGAAACGCCGCCGCCAGCGGCGGCCGCGGCGTCGCCCGACCGCATCCTCGTCGGTGCGATCGAGCGCCTGCCCGATCGCACGAGCGCCCCCGATTCCGACATCTTCCTCGTCGCGCTCGATCCCGGCGCCGGCGCGGACAGTTTCATGGCGATGGCGGAAGCGCGCTGCGGCCGCCGCAGCCATTGCCGCTTTCTCGGCTGGACCGATGCCGCGCGCAAGCCCAGCCAGTTTCCCATACCGGGCGCCGCGATCGACGCGATGTCGTTCAGCTTCATTCGCCAGGGCAAGGCCGAGCCGGCCCGGGCGCGATGGAACTGCGCCCAATTCCCCCGCCAGGACGAGAGCCAATGCCTCAGCCGCGGCTCCTGAACCGCCGCGCGGCAGGCGCGCGCCCGCACACCCCGTTCGACAGGATGGATGACTGACATGCTCGTTCCGATCCAACGCGACCGCCGTTCCGCCGTGCTCGTCACCGGCGGCGCCGGCTATATCGGCAGCCACGCCGTGCTTGCCCTGCTGGATGCCGGCCATGACGTTGTCGTGATCGACAACCTCAGCAGCGGCTTCCGCTGGGCAGTGCATCCCGACGCCACCTTCTACCAGGGCGACGTCGCCGACAGCGCGCTGCTCGGGCGGATCTTCAAGGAGCATCGCATCGCCGCGGTGCTGCATTTCGCGGGATCGCTGATCGTCTCGGAATCGGTCGGCAACCCGCTCAAATATTATCACAACAATTCGGAGACGAGCCGGCTGCTGCTTTCCGCGATGATCGACGGCGGCGTGCGCAACATCGTCTTCTCGTCGACCGCGGCGGTCTATGGCGACGGCCAGCACGGACTGGTGGAGGAGACGTCCCCCACCCAGCCGATCAATCCCTATGGCATGTCCAAGCTGCTGACCGAGGCGATGATCCGCGACACCGCGCGCGCACACGGCATGGATTATTGCATCCTGCGCTATTTCAACGTCGCCGGTGCCGATCCCGACCTGCGTTCGGGCCAGTCGACGATCGGCGCGACGCACCTGATCAAGGTCGCGGTCGAAGCGGCGCTCGGCCGCCGCTCGCACGTCGCGGTGTTCGGCAGCGACTTCCCGACCCGCGACGGCACCGGCATCCGCGACTATATCCATGTTTCCGACCTTGCCGACGCGCATGTGCTGGCGCTGGATCATCTGCTCAACCATGACGGCGCGGCGCTGACGCTCAACTGCGGCTATGGCACCGGCTATTCGGTGAGCGAGGTGCTCGACTCGGTCGACCGCGTCTCCGGCATCCGCGTGCCGCGCCGCATGGAGCCGCGCCGCAGCGGCGATCCCGCGTCATTGGTCGCGTCGAACGCCCGCATCCGCGAGGCGCTGGGCTGGCTGCCGCGCCATGATTGCCTGGATGCGATCGTGCAGCACGCGCTGGCGTGGGAACAGGCGATGGAAGCGCGCAAGGTGGGGTGAGCGATCACCGCGCTCAGAGCGGCGAGCATTCCATCCGAGCCCTTCGCCCTGATCAGCCAGTGAGCGAAGTCGAAACGGCGCATCGAAGATGACAAGCTCGGGGCAACCCCTTCGATGCGGGCCTTCGCCCCGCGTAGTCGCTCCTCAGGGCGAACGGTTCAAACATAGCGCTTGGCGCGTCGATCCGATTCCGGCGGCCTCCTCACCCTCCGTTCGCCTCGAGCGCAGTCGAGGAACGGGAGGCCCGCGCGGCACTGTTTGACGCGACTTTCGTGTGACTCGTCCCTCGACTTCGCTCGGGACGAACGGTTTGGGGGCGGACCTGCTCCTCCCGGCCTTCCCGCGTGCAGCGGACGATGCGGCAGCGTCCTCACCCCAGCAGCGCCGTGACCCGCGCCGCCAGCGTGTCCATCGCGAAGGGCTTGGTGATCAGCGCCATGTCGCCGCCCAGTTGCTGGCCGCCGATGACGGCGCTTTCGGCATAGCCGGTGATGAACACCACCTTCAGCCCGGGCAGCAGCACGCGGGCGCGGTCGGCGAGCTGGCGGCCGTTCATGCCGCCCGGCAGCCCGACATCGGTGACGAGCAGATCGATACGCGCGCCGCCTTCGAGAATCGCGAGCGCCGAGGTGCCGTCACCCGCCTCGAGCACGGCGTGGCCCAGTTCGCCGACCACCTCGGTCGCCAGCATGCGCACCGTCGGCTCATCGTCGACGACGAGGATCGTCCGCCCGCTCGCCCCGCGCGGCTCGGCGATACCTGCGCTCGCCAGCGGCACCGCATCCTCGGCCGCGCCGAGGTGGCGGGGCAGGTAGATGCACATCGTCGTGCCGTGGCCGAGATCGGTCTGGATCCGCACCTGCCCGCCGGACTGGCGGGCGAAACCGTAGATCATCGAGAGGCCAAGCCCGGTGCCCTCGCCGATCGGCTTGGTGGTGAAGAAGGGATCGAACGCGCGTTCCGCCACCTCCTCGGTCATGCCGGTGCCGGTATCGGTGACGCACAGCGAGATATATTGGCCCGCCGCCAGCCCACGCTCGCGCCCCGCCTGGTCGTCGAGCCAGGTGTTGGCGGTCTCGATGGTGATGCGGCCGCCATCGGGCATCGCGTCGCGCGCGTTGATGCACAGGTTGAGCAGCGCGTTCTCGAGCTGGTTGGGATCGACCATCGTCGTCCACAGCCCCGCCTGACCCACGATCTCCACCTCGATGCCCGGCCCCGCGGTGCTGCGGACCAGTTCCTCGATCCCCGTGACCAGCCGGTTGGCGTCGGTCGGCCGCGGATCGAGCGTCTGGCGGCGCGAAAAGGCAAGCAGGCGGTGCGTCAGCGCCGCCGCACGCCGCACCGCCCCCTGCGCCGCGGTGGCATAGCGTTCGAGATCACCGACCCGGCCCTGGCCGATGCGCAACTGCATCATCTCCAGCGCGCCCGAGATGCCCGCGAGCAGATTGTTGAAATCATGGGCGAGGCCGCCGGTGAGCTGGCCGACCGCCTCCATCTTCTGCGCCTGGCGCAGCGCATCCTCGACGCGGCCGAGATCGGCGGCGGTGGTCGCCACCTCCGCCTCCAGCCCGACATTCTGTTCGCGCAGCTGGCGTTCGAGCGACTTCTGCACCGACACGTCGAGCATCGCCCCGACCATGCGCGTGGCGGCACCATCGGCATCGCGGATCACATAGCCGCGATCGAGCACGTCCGCGTAGCCGCCGTCCGCGCGGCAAAACCGATATTCGTCGGTCCACACCGTCTCGCGGCCATCGATCACGCGATGGATGCTCGCATCGATCCGCTGGCGGTCCTCCGGATGAATATGGTCCAGCCACCATTGTCCGCTCGGTTCGACCTGCTCGGGGCGATGACCATAGGCGCGTTCCAGTGCGGCATTCCACTCGACGAGGCCGCTGCGGAAATTCCAGTCCCACACCGCATCGTTGGTGGCCATACCGGCCATGCGCAGCCGCTCCTCGGTCTCCGCCAGCAGCGCGTCCGCGCGACGCCGCTCGGTGACATCCTGCACGGTACCGATCAACCGGGTGGGAAGCACGCCGTCAAAGAAGACCAGGCCGTGCGCCTCGATATGGCGCTCGATGCCATCTTCGATGCCGATGGTGCGATATTCGATGTCGTAGCGGTGATTTCCGCGCGGATCGAGCGACGCCGCCACCGCGCGATCGGCGCGCTCGCGATCTTCCGGATGCAAGCCGGCGAGAAAGGAGTCCGCATAGGTGATCGGTGCGTCCGGCCCCAGGCCGAACAACGCCTTGCAGCGTGCATCCCAGCGCAGCGTGCCTTCCTGCGGGCGAAAGTCGAAGCGGCCGAGCTGCGCCGCGCGTGCCGCAAGTTCCAGTTCCTCGCGGCTTTCCTCAAGCGCCCGTTCGGTCTTGCGGCGCTGGGTGAGATCGGTGAACAGGATCGCGACGTGGTGAAGCGCCGGATCGTCAACGCGATAGGCGTGAACCATGTACCAGCGATCGCCGAGCGCGCGCGCAGGCAATTCGAACCGCGCCGGCACCCCGCTCTTCGCGACCGCGCCATAAACGTCGAACCAGTGCTGCTCATGATCGGGTGCGATCTCCCGCATCCAGCGGCCCGTGGCGTCGCGGATACCGGTGTAGGCGGGAAAGGCCTTGTTGACCTCCAGGAACCGATAGTCGGCAGGTTCACCGCCATCGCCGAACTTCACCTCGATCACGCAAAAACCGGCGTCGATCGAATTGAACAAGGATCGATAGCGCAGCTCGCTGGCCTTCAACGCGGCTTCTGCCCGCGCGCGATCGACCGTTTCGGCAGCGCGCAGCGCGACATCCTCGGCGCGGGCGATCTCCGCTTCGCTCCACGTCCGCGGATCGGCGTGCACGAACAGCACCGAAGACAGGCGTTCCTCGCGCAGGAGCGGACAAACGATCAGCGCCCCGGCATCGATCGCCTGCCAAGCGGAGGCGTAGGGCGCGGTGCGTGGATCGGTCGCACAATCGTCGACCACGCTGGTGCCACCGGCGCGCAATTCCTCCAGCAACGCCGTCCCGAACGCGGCGGTCTGAAGCACGGTTCCGGCCATGGTCGCGACGCCCGGTGCCGCCCAGTCGCTCTCGATGCGGACCGTGTTTCCGTCCGCTGCCACTTCGGCATAGCCGCAGCGCCTGACGCCGATCGATTCACCCAGCATGCGCGATGCAGTCGCCATGATGTCCGAAGGATCCTCGAGCCCGCGCAGCCGCTCCACCAGCTCGAGCTGAAAGCTCTGGCGGGCGAGCAATTCGTCGCGGTCAAGGGCGTGCGAACGGGGCATTGCGTATCCATCGGCGAAGCGTGGAAGCTTGTCGAGCATCGCGTTGGCGGAGCCTGAACAAGGTGGCGCAGCCCGGCGCCGGCTGGCGCGGTGCGGGCGGGCAGATGCTCATCGGTTGTTATGCGACCGCCGCAGGCGGGGGCTCTGCGGGCCAGTCGTCGGGCGCGATGGTCGGCAATTCCTCGAAGCGGGCCTGCGAGATGCCGAGCTTCAGCGCGTCCTTACCCAGTTGCGCCGCGTCGGCATCCAGCGCGCGGAACTGCTGGTCGATCCCGGCGACGCCGCCCGTCCCGACCACGAAATAGTCGATCCGGCCACCATCGCAGGCGATCATGGCGTCGACCACGTTGCCGATCTTTTCACCGCCCTCGGTCACCAGCGGCAGGCCGGCAAAGCCGGTGGCATTGACCAGCCGGGCGCGCGGCGAACGGTCGCTCTTCTCTGCCGCCGCCTCCGCGCCTTCCTCATAGGCGCGCTGGCGGCCCAGCCAGCGCCAGATGCCGACGATGTTGACCAGGGTGAGGAAGATGTTGGTCGCCAGCAGATTGGTCTGGCCCGAGGTCAGCCCCACCGTCGACCAGCCGATCGAGCCGATCGTGAAGACGACGAAGCCCCACCCCGTCACCCGCGCGCCGAGATTGGCCGCGGTCATCATTGCGGCGATCATCGTCGCCGCCGGCGCGACCCAGCCGGCTATGGTTGCGATCATATGGACGCTTCCTCCCTGTTGGCCGACAGGCAACGTCCGATGCCGGGGGAAGTGCCGCCGCCTATTCGTCCGCCGGCGCCTCGTTCGCGAACCAGCGTTCGGGCGCCGCGCGGCCCTCGGTCGCCAAGGTCAGCGGATCGTAGAGACGGCCGCCCTTCATCACCGCGCTGATGCGCCGGGCGTTGGCGATGTCGGCGCGGGGGTCCGCCTCCAGCACGACCATGTCCGCGAACTTGCCCGGCACGATGCTGCCGACATCGTCGGCATGGCCGACGATCGTCGCACCGTCGATGGTCGCGGCGCGGAGCACCTCCATCGGCGTCGCGCCGCCGCTGGCGAAGGCCTGCATCTCCCAATGCAGGCCGAGCCCCGGCATCTCGCCATGGCTGCCCATGCCGACGAGCCCGCCGGCGCGCTGCAGCGTCGCGGCGTCGGCGGCGAACTGCGCGTAGGACTGGGCTTCGCGCGGCAGCCAGCGGCGGTTGCGCAGCTTCCCGGTCAACACCGCGGGCGGCATCCACTGCCTGAGCTTCGGATCGTCCTGCGGGCGCTTCTCGATGATGTAGTCGAACAGCGCCGGGCCGCCGCCATAGAGCACCGACAGGGTCGGCGTGTAGGCGATGCGGCTTTCCGCCATCAGCCGGATGACGTCGCTGCGCAGCGGGGTGATCGGCAAGTTGTGCTCGTTGCCGGCGAAGCCGTCGATCGCGTGGGTAAGGCCAAGCACGAGGTCGCTCGCGCCCTCGGTGGTGGGCATCATGCCCAGGTCCTGCGCGGCCTGGACGGTGAACTGCCGCTGCGCGCGATCGCCGACCATATAGGCCTTGATGTTGCGCGTGCGATAATGGTCGCGATAGCGGCGGAGTACGTCGAGCGCGTCCGCCTTGCTGTGGATTTCGCTGTTCACGAACACGCCCGGCCCGGTCGACCAGGCGCGCGGCCCCGGCATCATGCCGGCGTCGATCATGTCCTGATAGGCGAAGATGTCGGTGGTGAAGGGCTGCACCTCGAGCGCGGAGGTGACCCCGAAGGCGAGGTCCGCCGCGAATTCCCAATAGCCACGATCATGGATGCCGCGGCGGATGCCGAAGAAATGCGCGTGGGTGTCGACGAAGCCCGGCACGATGAAGCGGCCGCGCGCATCCTGCACCTTCGCCCCCGCCGGAACCGGCACCGCGCCGGTCCGCCCGACCGCGACGATGCGGTCGCCGCTGACGACGACGTCGGCGTCGGCGATCGCCGCCTCCCCCTCCATCGGCAGCACCGTCGCGCCGCGCAGCACCACGCTGCCCGCCGGCACGTCACGCGGCACGGAGACGGTGATGTCGGTGGTGGTGGCGGCCGCCTCGGCACCGGCGTTCGCGCTGGCGGCGGCGACACGACGGAAACTGCCTCCCACCGACCAGGTGATGCTGGCGCCATCGGGCGACCAGCCGAAGAAATCGGCGCCCACCCGCGTCAGCTTCGCGCGCGCCACGCCGGGAACGCCGAGGTTGAGCGTCGCCGGCTTGCCCGCGGTGCGCGCGGGCATGTCGAGCAGATAGAGCTGCGATGCCGCCCTGGCGAGAATGGCGCGCCCGTCCGGGCTGACCCGCGCATCCTCGACCGGCAGCGGCACGCCGACATATTGGCCCATCGCGCGTGCGACGATGCCGACCTCGTCGGTGATCGCGCCGCCTTCCGCCGCGACCGACTTCAGCCCGCCCTGGCCGTAGAACCAGATGCGACCGTCCCGGGTGAGGTGCGGCGAGCGCATGCCCACGGCGTGCGCGACCGGCTTCGGCGTGCCGCCGGTCGCCGGCAGCGCGAGCAGGTCCGTCACGCGATCGTCGGCGATCTCCGAAGGCGCGCGCAGCCGGTCATAATGACTGGATCGGAGCACGTAGAGGCGCGTGCCGTCCGCCGCGTACAGCGGCTCGCTGTAGAAGCCGGGCGCATCGGTCAGCCGGCGCGGCGCGCCGCCGGCAGCGGGCACGCTCCACAGCGCGCCGCCATCCTTTGCGGTCCAGCCGACATAGGCGATGCTGCGGCCATCGGGCGACCAGGCGGGCTGGAAGGCGTCGGCCGCGACCAGCCGGCGCGGGGTGCCGCCGCCCACCGCCTGCACATAGAGGCCGCTGAGCGCGGTGAAGGCGATCTGCCGGCCGTCGGGCGAGAGGCGTGGCGCCTGCGCGACGCGAACCCTGACCGGGCCGGTCTCCTCGCGCTGGCGGACGCGGGTGTTGGCGCCAAGCGGCAGGCTGACCGGCGCGGTGAACGGCACTTTGCTGCGCCGGCCGGTAGCGACATCGATGCGGACGATGCCGCCATCGACGCCGGCGACGATCGCCTTGTCGTCGGGCGTGAACACGAAGCGCGGCAGCAGATCGTCATAATAGCCGCTCTCCTGCCCGTCGCGATCGACCGGCCAGGCGAGCCAGCGATCCGCGCCGGTTTCCAGATTGCGCAGGCGCAGCCCGGCGCGCTTGCCGTTGCGGCTGCCATAAGCCAGCCAGCGCCCGTCATGCGACAGCGCCGGGCGGAACGCGCCGCCGCCGCCCACCGGCACCACCGTCTCCTCGACGTCGGTGGCGAGGTCGCGCCGGGCGATGCGCCAGTTGGGGGCGTCGTCGGGCGACCAGGTGGTACCGGACTTGGTGGCATAATAGGCGTATCGGCCGTCGGGCGAGATCGACGCGCCCATCGCGTTGATGCGATGGTCCCAATCCTCATTGCCGTTGGGCTGCGCCTTGACGACGGTGACACCGGCACCGCCCGCCACCGGGAATTTCATCAGCTCGAACGCGAGCACCGAATGCACCGCGCGCGAGACATAGAGGCTTTCGCCATCGGGCGACCAAGCCGGGGCGGCGTAGAGCGCCAGCGACCGGTCCTGCGAGATCTGGCGCAATCCGGTGCCGTCGATGTTGGCGACCCACAGGTTGGTGACGCCCGAGCGATCCGAGACGAAGGCGAAGCTTTTGCCGTCCGGCGAGATCACCGGATTGCGCTCGAACGCCATGCCGGTGAGCAGCGGCCGCGCGGTGCCGCCCGCCGCGTCGAGCGCGTAAATATCGCCCAGCAGGTCGAACAGGATCGTGCGGCCGTTGGGTGACAGGTCCAGCATCATCCACGTCGCCTCGCTGGCGTCGAACGCCAGGGTGCGGGCGGGGGCGAGCGGCAGCGCGGTGCCGTCTTCCGCGTGGGCGATACCGACAAGCGCGAATGCGGGCAGCATCGCGCCGAGCAACCGGCGGAACGGCGTGTTCATGAACGTCCCCAACAAGCGAACGAGGGCGCCCGCGCACCACCGGTGCGCGGGCGAAGGCCGATCAGAGCGACCAGTCGAGCCGGATGCCGATCGTCCGCGGACGCACGATCGAGCCCGCCGGCGTCACCTGCGACGTGAACGGTGCGTTGAGGATGCCATATTCGTCAAAGATGTTGTTGGCGAATGCGAGGATGCGGAACTTCTCCATGAGCGTCACCGACGCGCGCAGATCGAAGATGTTGAAATTGCCGCGGGTCGCATCGTTGCCGAAGGCGACCGGTGCCGACGAAAGATAACGATGCGCGATCTCGATCGTCGGCTTGCCGGAGACATCGGCGAGATCGAGCTTCACATTGTTGGCGATCGACCATTTCGACGAGCCCGGCAGCCGCGTACCCGAGGCATAGCCGCCGCCCGCCGCGAAGGTATCGGGCAGGAAGTCGGTCAGCTGCGCATCCTGATAGGTCAGGTTGGTCGAGACCGACAGATAGGGCAGCGGCTCGACGGTGGTCGAAAATTCGACGCCCGACACATTGGCGCTGCCCGCGTTGGAGACATAGGAATAATAGCTCGGTTCCGGGCCGAACAGGCGGGCCTGGATGTCCTTCCAGTCGATCGTGAACACCGTCGCATCGACATACATGCGATTCTCGAACAGCGAGACCTTCACGCCGGCTTCGTAATTGTCGACCGTATCGCTGTCATAGGCGGCGGGGATGCTCGGCAGCAGCCCGGCATTGGGGTTGATGCCGCCGACGCGATAGCCGCGCGAATAGGTCATATAAGCCATCACCGTGTCGGTCGGCCGGGCGGTGATCGTCACCTTCGGGGTGAACCCATCCTCGCTCTGGCTCACCCTGCCGCCACTGTCCGTGGGCGTGTAGCCGCCGGGATAGCCGCCGAGCGCGCCGGCCTGGTTGAGCACGGTGCCCCTGTAGCTGTTCCAGAAATAGCGGCCGCCGAAGCTGATCTCGAATTCGTCGACCGGCCGGATGGCGAGTTCGCCGAAGATTCCGAAATCCTCGTTCACCGTGTCCGAGAGATAGCCGTAGAGGCGATCGCCCGGGGTGAGTTGCGCGCCGGTGAAGCCGCCGAACAGGCCCGGATTGGCGTCGATGAAGTCGGCGGCCCCCGCCTGGAAGATCTGGTCGTAGCTGGTCTTCTTGGCGCGCATATAGCTGGTGCCGATCAGCCAGCGGAACATGCCGGTTCCGTTCGATGCCAGCCGCGCCTCGGCGCTCTTGATGTTCGCGTGTGCGTCACCCAACGAATAGGCGGCCTCGTCGCCCGTCGTCACGCCGGTGACATAGGCATAGGGGTAGGAGAAGACGGTGGTGTTGTTCTTCTCGACGATTGATCCGAGCACGGTCAGCGTGCCGAAGCTCAGATCCTGATCGACGCGCAGCGAGTTCAGCAAGAAGTCGGTTTCCTGCGGCTCGGCGCGCGGCGTGTTGCGGATGTAGGGATTGTCGAGGTCCAGATAGGTCTGGTCGTCGAGCTTCGTCTCCTGATAGGTCAAGAGATAGGTGATCTTCGAGCCTTCGGCCGGCGTGAACACCACCGATCCGCGCAGCCCGCGGGTGCGGAAATCATTGGCGCCATCGACGCCGGTGCCGGGATTGTCGAGATAGCCGGCATCCACGCGCTGCAGCGCCATCACGCGCACCGCCAGCTTGTCTGCGATGATCGGCACGTTGATCATCGCCTTGGCGGCATAGTTGAGCTCGCCATCGGCATTCTTGGTGTAGCCGACGAGGCCCTGCGCCGCCGCGTCGAACTTGGTCGGGTCGGCGGTCTTGACGATATAGTTGACGAGGCCGCCGAGTGTGGACGAGCCGAACAGGGTGCCCTGCGGGCCGCGCAGCACCTCGACGCGGTCGATGTCGAACGTGTCGACGTCGGGAATGCCGATCGGGAAGCCGGGCTCCACCAGCGGGATGTCGTTCAGATAATAGCCGACCGTGGTCTGGCCCTGTTCGTGATAGGTCGTCGCGGCGATGCCGCGGATCACGACTTCGGAAATGCCCGGCTGATAATCGTTGAACACCACGCCCGGCAGCCGGACGATATAGTCCGAAAGGCTGTTGGCGTTGGCGGCGGCGAGATCCTCGCCGGTCACCGCGCTCATCGCGAGCGGGGTCTGGCGGATGCTTTCCTCGCGCTTGGTCGCGGTGACGATGATGTCGCCGTCCGCAGGCTCCTCGGCATGCGCGGTGCCCGAAATGCCGGCAATGCCGCCGATCGCGAGCGCGAGCACGGAGGTGCGCGCCGCCTTCATCAACTTGGTTCTGGTCATCGTTCTGCCCTTTCGCCCTGAAGGAGGCCGCGTTTTTCGCGTGCCGCCCAAAAAGTCCGTTTCCTGCGGTTCTATTCCTGTCAGCCGGTGGCGCCGTGGCGCTCCTTCCCGTCCACCACGGTGCGCAGCACCTTCGCACCGGTGATCCCGGCCGGATCGTCGCGGATCAGATCGCGGTCGAGCACCGCGAAGTCGGCGATGTTGCCGGGCTTCAGCGTGCCAAGCCGATCGTCCTGGAAACCCGCATAGGCATTTTCGGCGGTATAGGCATGGAGCGCCTGCGCGGCCGTCACCCGCTGTTCGGGCAGCCATCCGCCGGGGTTGGCGCCGTCGATCGTCTGGCGCAGCACCGCCGCCGCGACGCCGCTCAGCGGATCGATCGGCGCCACCGGCCAGTCCGACCCGAAGGTGACGTGCGCGCCGCTGTCGATCAGCGACCTGAACGCGTAGGTGCCGTTCAGGCGCTGCTCGCCGATCCGCTTCACCGCCCAGCGGCCATCGTCGATCGCGTGATAGGGCTGCACCGAGGCGATGACACC
The window above is part of the Sphingomonas sanxanigenens DSM 19645 = NX02 genome. Proteins encoded here:
- a CDS encoding NUDIX hydrolase, whose translation is MQSEPRAGCGAAIVVDGRILLVRRLKEPEAGAWGLPGGKIDLFEPAAAATRREIAEELGIAIQPVDLLCFVDQIDRAAGTHWVAPVYLVTDFGGEPVNLEPTKHDGMAWFALDALPEPLTTPTRAAVAALRGR
- a CDS encoding cell wall hydrolase, which codes for MPTTDEADAAAVVAVPRWRLWPRARLARLACSVLAVAGAFLFAMAATRLDPTAPPPPIPARMLRAPPQPGLPPMSDAGPEIPYDAAANTARTMNAQTAFVPGALVLSPPFVFAGNTLDRQRAIDCLAVAAFYEAGTGVADQRAVMQVVLNRARHPIFPSSVCGVVFQGSDRTTGCQFTFTCDGAMYRRRPSPLAWAQAQQVAMQMLSGSTDPVVGMATHYHTDWVHPAWSGQMDKIAAIRTHLFFRMRGAAGALRSFRASSSGVEPRIARLELLSLAHRADAPAGGPQLVAVPLQDLETPPPAAAAASPDRILVGAIERLPDRTSAPDSDIFLVALDPGAGADSFMAMAEARCGRRSHCRFLGWTDAARKPSQFPIPGAAIDAMSFSFIRQGKAEPARARWNCAQFPRQDESQCLSRGS
- the galE gene encoding UDP-glucose 4-epimerase GalE is translated as MLVPIQRDRRSAVLVTGGAGYIGSHAVLALLDAGHDVVVIDNLSSGFRWAVHPDATFYQGDVADSALLGRIFKEHRIAAVLHFAGSLIVSESVGNPLKYYHNNSETSRLLLSAMIDGGVRNIVFSSTAAVYGDGQHGLVEETSPTQPINPYGMSKLLTEAMIRDTARAHGMDYCILRYFNVAGADPDLRSGQSTIGATHLIKVAVEAALGRRSHVAVFGSDFPTRDGTGIRDYIHVSDLADAHVLALDHLLNHDGAALTLNCGYGTGYSVSEVLDSVDRVSGIRVPRRMEPRRSGDPASLVASNARIREALGWLPRHDCLDAIVQHALAWEQAMEARKVG
- a CDS encoding PAS domain-containing protein, which produces MPRSHALDRDELLARQSFQLELVERLRGLEDPSDIMATASRMLGESIGVRRCGYAEVAADGNTVRIESDWAAPGVATMAGTVLQTAAFGTALLEELRAGGTSVVDDCATDPRTAPYASAWQAIDAGALIVCPLLREERLSSVLFVHADPRTWSEAEIARAEDVALRAAETVDRARAEAALKASELRYRSLFNSIDAGFCVIEVKFGDGGEPADYRFLEVNKAFPAYTGIRDATGRWMREIAPDHEQHWFDVYGAVAKSGVPARFELPARALGDRWYMVHAYRVDDPALHHVAILFTDLTQRRKTERALEESREELELAARAAQLGRFDFRPQEGTLRWDARCKALFGLGPDAPITYADSFLAGLHPEDRERADRAVAASLDPRGNHRYDIEYRTIGIEDGIERHIEAHGLVFFDGVLPTRLIGTVQDVTERRRADALLAETEERLRMAGMATNDAVWDWNFRSGLVEWNAALERAYGHRPEQVEPSGQWWLDHIHPEDRQRIDASIHRVIDGRETVWTDEYRFCRADGGYADVLDRGYVIRDADGAATRMVGAMLDVSVQKSLERQLREQNVGLEAEVATTAADLGRVEDALRQAQKMEAVGQLTGGLAHDFNNLLAGISGALEMMQLRIGQGRVGDLERYATAAQGAVRRAAALTHRLLAFSRRQTLDPRPTDANRLVTGIEELVRSTAGPGIEVEIVGQAGLWTTMVDPNQLENALLNLCINARDAMPDGGRITIETANTWLDDQAGRERGLAAGQYISLCVTDTGTGMTEEVAERAFDPFFTTKPIGEGTGLGLSMIYGFARQSGGQVRIQTDLGHGTTMCIYLPRHLGAAEDAVPLASAGIAEPRGASGRTILVVDDEPTVRMLATEVVGELGHAVLEAGDGTSALAILEGGARIDLLVTDVGLPGGMNGRQLADRARVLLPGLKVVFITGYAESAVIGGQQLGGDMALITKPFAMDTLAARVTALLG
- a CDS encoding PRC-barrel domain-containing protein; its protein translation is MIATIAGWVAPAATMIAAMMTAANLGARVTGWGFVVFTIGSIGWSTVGLTSGQTNLLATNIFLTLVNIVGIWRWLGRQRAYEEGAEAAAEKSDRSPRARLVNATGFAGLPLVTEGGEKIGNVVDAMIACDGGRIDYFVVGTGGVAGIDQQFRALDADAAQLGKDALKLGISQARFEELPTIAPDDWPAEPPPAAVA